One segment of Leptospiraceae bacterium DNA contains the following:
- a CDS encoding tetratricopeptide repeat protein — protein MNKIITIMALVVISFQNCGISKGEYDKLKRDYESVKIENEKLKNEIKEFQETPSSLLARAESEKTSKHYDEAISLLNKVLSKAPETPFAKKANEEIKNIETIKIDDSVTVLINSGDGMYEKNQFDSAIAEYGKIIENFPKSKYEIIAKARILKAQKEKANAWIDLGKGLAYRKVGFRNQMGMFTEVYGELKNSSGSDMSVAILTVSVYDADDNLLGNGPIPVNNFPNNRITNFTGMVQVQTNKISSFKIQFDSGM, from the coding sequence ATGAATAAAATAATTACAATTATGGCACTTGTCGTCATATCATTTCAAAATTGTGGTATTTCCAAAGGGGAATATGATAAACTTAAAAGAGATTATGAATCGGTAAAAATAGAGAATGAGAAACTGAAAAATGAAATCAAAGAATTCCAAGAAACACCTAGTTCTTTGCTTGCCAGAGCGGAAAGTGAAAAAACTTCAAAACATTATGATGAAGCAATTAGTTTACTAAATAAGGTTTTATCTAAAGCACCTGAAACACCTTTTGCAAAAAAAGCTAATGAAGAAATAAAAAATATTGAAACTATAAAAATTGACGATTCAGTAACTGTTTTGATTAATTCTGGCGATGGAATGTATGAAAAAAATCAATTTGATAGTGCTATCGCAGAATATGGAAAGATAATTGAAAATTTTCCTAAATCGAAGTATGAAATAATTGCTAAAGCTAGAATTTTAAAAGCACAAAAAGAAAAAGCAAATGCATGGATTGATTTAGGAAAAGGATTAGCATATCGAAAGGTCGGATTTAGAAACCAAATGGGTATGTTTACTGAGGTATATGGCGAACTAAAAAATTCATCTGGCTCTGATATGTCTGTGGCTATCTTAACAGTTAGTGTGTATGATGCAGATGATAATTTACTTGGGAATGGACCTATTCCGGTTAATAATTTTCCAAATAATCGTATAACAAACTTTACTGGAATGGTTCAAGTCCAAACGAATAAGATTTCAAGTTTTAAAATTCAATTTGATAGTGGAATGTAA
- a CDS encoding TerB family tellurite resistance protein: MAFFGVLMTVLADKDLRKGAAKALQTGANFIADVFDDDGDGNIESDDFNEAVELQKHFVSIMALMSGIDGTISDEEEAQTYEIIEDLFLDSEDEDAFFTQELLESVGVKKRDLINQLMKVFEKPYGLPEIINIAKKYELESTMYIYACILAYSDKEVNQKEREFLDLLSEKLDLNRIEKKKIEKETFV; this comes from the coding sequence ATGGCATTTTTTGGAGTATTAATGACAGTTTTAGCAGATAAGGATTTAAGAAAAGGTGCAGCAAAAGCGTTACAAACGGGAGCAAACTTTATCGCTGATGTATTTGACGATGATGGCGATGGAAATATTGAGAGCGATGATTTCAATGAAGCCGTAGAATTGCAAAAGCATTTTGTTAGTATCATGGCATTGATGTCTGGTATAGATGGAACAATCTCCGATGAAGAAGAAGCTCAAACTTATGAGATCATTGAAGATTTGTTTTTGGATTCTGAAGATGAAGATGCATTTTTTACACAAGAATTATTAGAATCGGTAGGTGTAAAAAAAAGGGATTTAATTAATCAGTTGATGAAAGTCTTTGAAAAGCCATATGGCTTACCAGAAATAATTAACATTGCAAAAAAATATGAGTTAGAATCAACTATGTATATCTATGCTTGTATTCTTGCATATTCTGATAAAGAAGTTAACCAGAAAGAGCGAGAATTTCTCGATCTTCTTTCAGAAAAACTTGATTTGAATAGAATTGAAAAAAAGAAAATAGAAAAGGAAACTTTTGTGTAA
- a CDS encoding Rpn family recombination-promoting nuclease/putative transposase, translating to MKFADPKNDVAFRKIFGNEGKKVILISFLNSVLNLEGDRKIIDLDFRNTFQLPRITGLKSSIIDVNVKDQTGTKYIVEMQLSQVVAFDKRIQYYVSKEYSSQIEKGDDYYKLTPVVLVGILEFDYFEGNNYLTRHLILNMETKKNELKDINFNFIELPKFKKELEECKTLADKWIYFIKNAENLDVVPPDVIDEGLREAYTESDKHNWTKDELDSYDYFLMREQDEKGRVEFAEIKAKEEAKKENTLDIGKKLKSLGVDLQSIVKATGLSIEEIEKL from the coding sequence ATGAAATTCGCTGACCCTAAAAATGATGTCGCTTTCCGAAAAATATTTGGAAATGAAGGTAAGAAAGTTATTCTTATTTCCTTTTTAAATTCTGTATTAAATTTAGAAGGTGATAGAAAAATTATTGATTTAGATTTTCGTAATACTTTTCAACTTCCCAGAATCACAGGACTTAAATCTTCCATCATTGATGTAAATGTAAAAGATCAAACTGGAACTAAGTATATAGTCGAAATGCAACTGAGTCAAGTTGTTGCCTTTGATAAAAGAATTCAATATTATGTTTCCAAAGAATATTCTTCTCAAATAGAAAAAGGAGATGATTATTATAAACTTACTCCAGTCGTATTAGTTGGTATACTTGAATTTGACTACTTTGAGGGTAATAACTATTTAACTCGACATTTAATTCTAAATATGGAAACAAAGAAAAATGAACTAAAAGATATTAACTTTAATTTCATTGAGTTACCTAAATTTAAAAAAGAATTAGAAGAGTGCAAAACTCTTGCTGACAAATGGATTTATTTTATCAAGAATGCTGAGAATTTAGATGTAGTTCCGCCTGACGTTATAGATGAAGGATTAAGGGAAGCCTATACCGAATCAGATAAACATAATTGGACTAAGGATGAATTGGATAGTTATGATTACTTTTTAATGAGAGAACAAGATGAAAAAGGTAGAGTCGAATTTGCTGAGATAAAAGCAAAAGAGGAAGCTAAAAAGGAAAATACTTTAGACATTGGAAAAAAACTTAAATCGCTAGGAGTTGATTTACAGTCTATTGTAAAAGCAACTGGATTAAGTATAGAAGAAATTGAAAAGTTATAA
- a CDS encoding HNH endonuclease: MKAISRHHIKPLSTIKEETKTKIEDLILVCSNCHRMLHRIRPWKDSLNIIRKSIRRRADSFT; the protein is encoded by the coding sequence GTGAAGGCTATATCGAGGCATCATATTAAGCCGTTGTCGACAATAAAGGAAGAAACAAAAACTAAAATTGAAGATTTAATTTTAGTATGTTCAAATTGTCATAGAATGTTACATAGAATTAGACCGTGGAAAGATAGCCTAAATATTATTAGGAAATCTATTCGTAGAAGAGCCGATTCCTTCACCTAA
- a CDS encoding HNH endonuclease — protein MVIGVKAYRVHHIKPLSTIKEETKTKIEDLILVCSNCHRMLHRIRPWKDSLNIIRKSIRRRADSFT, from the coding sequence ATGGTGATTGGGGTGAAGGCTTATCGAGTACATCATATTAAGCCGTTGTCGACAATAAAGGAAGAAACAAAAACTAAAATTGAAGATTTAATTTTAGTATGTTCAAATTGTCATAGAATGTTACATAGAATTAGACCGTGGAAAGATAGCCTAAATATTATTAGGAAATCTATTCGTAGAAGAGCCGATTCCTTCACCTAA